From Thalassococcus sp. S3, one genomic window encodes:
- a CDS encoding aminotransferase class IV, whose amino-acid sequence MQDVSKGAAWMGGNIIPISDAAVSVTDWGVTHSDIGYDVVPVWKGAFFRLNDYLDRFMASVHALRFDIGVDADAVADILHDMVSASGLQNAYVAMVAARGRNPIPGSRDPRDCNNHFYAWCVPYVHIVSPDQADQGTSVWIAKSVRRIPQDSVNPKVKNYHWGDFTSGLFEAKDKGFETTLLLDHEGNVTEGPGFNAFAVYGDRVVTSDHGVLHGITRATVLDMCREHGLRVETRPLPLEEFWHADEVFLSSSGGGVIPVAKVDDRTFSNGAAGPVASRLRATYFEGLEKDHLRTPVRSHGGMTETA is encoded by the coding sequence ATGCAGGACGTTAGCAAAGGTGCCGCCTGGATGGGCGGCAACATCATTCCGATCAGCGACGCGGCGGTTTCGGTGACCGACTGGGGCGTGACGCATTCTGATATCGGCTACGATGTTGTGCCCGTCTGGAAGGGGGCGTTCTTTCGGCTGAACGATTATCTCGACCGGTTCATGGCCTCGGTCCACGCCTTGCGTTTTGACATCGGTGTGGATGCGGATGCGGTCGCTGATATCCTGCACGACATGGTTTCAGCCTCCGGCTTGCAAAACGCTTACGTGGCGATGGTGGCGGCGCGGGGCAGAAACCCGATCCCCGGCAGCCGTGACCCCCGCGATTGCAACAACCACTTTTACGCCTGGTGTGTGCCTTACGTTCACATCGTCAGCCCGGACCAGGCCGACCAAGGCACGTCGGTCTGGATTGCGAAGTCGGTCAGACGTATTCCGCAGGACAGCGTGAACCCGAAGGTCAAGAATTATCACTGGGGCGACTTCACCTCTGGCCTGTTCGAAGCCAAGGACAAGGGCTTTGAGACCACGCTTCTTCTGGATCACGAGGGCAACGTGACGGAAGGCCCCGGTTTCAATGCGTTCGCGGTCTATGGCGATCGTGTTGTGACATCGGACCATGGCGTGCTTCACGGGATTACGCGGGCCACCGTCCTCGATATGTGCCGGGAACATGGTCTCAGGGTGGAAACACGCCCACTGCCGTTAGAGGAATTCTGGCACGCGGATGAGGTGTTTCTATCGTCCTCCGGCGGCGGGGTGATCCCCGTTGCGAAAGTCGATGACCGCACCTTTTCCAATGGCGCCGCCGGGCCGGTTGCCTCGCGTCTGAGGGCAACCTATTTCGAGGGGCTCGAAAAAGATCACCTGCGCACACCGGTCAGAAGCCATGGCGGGATGACGGAAACCGCTTAG
- the phaR gene encoding polyhydroxyalkanoate synthesis repressor PhaR: MAEEKKPLLIKRYASRRLYNTETSDYVTLEDIAGFIREGREVQIVDLKSGDDLTRQYLLQIIAEHESRGENVLPVNVLNDLVRSYMVPGGGVVPQFLQASFDMLRDSQSKMMENMSAMNPMAKMPGFEAMKAQQEAFLKAMTGGLSGSWSGPGRETDKGTEEGEELDDIKKQLAELQEKLSKLS, translated from the coding sequence ATGGCGGAAGAGAAAAAACCGCTGCTGATCAAGCGCTACGCCAGTCGCAGGTTATACAATACAGAAACCAGCGATTACGTGACGCTGGAAGATATTGCCGGTTTCATTCGGGAAGGGCGCGAAGTTCAGATCGTCGATCTGAAATCGGGCGACGATCTCACCCGGCAATATCTTTTGCAGATCATCGCCGAGCATGAAAGCCGGGGCGAAAACGTTCTTCCCGTTAACGTGCTTAACGATCTTGTCCGCAGCTACATGGTGCCCGGAGGCGGAGTTGTCCCGCAGTTTCTTCAGGCCTCGTTCGATATGCTGAGAGACAGTCAATCGAAGATGATGGAAAACATGAGCGCGATGAACCCGATGGCTAAAATGCCGGGGTTCGAGGCGATGAAGGCACAGCAGGAAGCGTTTCTGAAAGCAATGACCGGGGGGCTTTCGGGCTCGTGGAGCGGGCCGGGTCGGGAGACCGACAAAGGCACCGAGGAGGGTGAAGAGCTGGACGACATCAAAAAACAGCTCGCCGAGTTGCAGGAGAAACTGTCCAAACTCAGCTAA
- a CDS encoding phasin, PhaP, with the protein MAKAQDMTTMMKDMMGAFPVDTAAMEEAFKTTATLSEKLSGVALEAAEKSTEVSSKWTKDTLSKMADMSKAKAEPADYAKAMTDFASASAEVAAEHMAAFAEIAKKVQMDTVELMMAAGKDMTEDATAAVKKATADVTAAAKKAAAK; encoded by the coding sequence ATGGCGAAAGCACAAGACATGACCACCATGATGAAAGACATGATGGGTGCGTTCCCGGTGGATACGGCTGCAATGGAAGAAGCATTTAAAACCACCGCGACACTGAGCGAGAAACTGTCGGGCGTGGCTCTGGAAGCCGCAGAAAAATCGACCGAAGTGTCCAGCAAATGGACCAAAGACACGCTGTCCAAGATGGCCGATATGTCGAAAGCAAAAGCTGAGCCGGCGGATTACGCAAAGGCGATGACAGACTTTGCTTCGGCCAGCGCCGAAGTGGCAGCAGAGCACATGGCGGCCTTTGCCGAGATCGCCAAGAAAGTCCAGATGGACACGGTCGAGCTGATGATGGCAGCCGGCAAGGACATGACAGAAGACGCAACGGCTGCGGTCAAGAAAGCCACGGCTGACGTGACGGCTGCTGCGAAAAAAGCGGCTGCAAAGTAA
- the phaC gene encoding class I poly(R)-hydroxyalkanoic acid synthase, translated as MTTSDDVPADVPAEHFERLTENLSKVERLSKRLLDVMSHKTPHNAALDGPNQELFARAATAYWTEALQNPAKILEHQLSFWSQSVMHFVEAQQALAKGQLRAPADPGPSDARFKNPLWDTHPYFNFIKQQYLINAHAIEQAVQDVEELDPVEKKRLAYFSRQIVDMMAPTNFLATNPDALEKAVETDGQSLVDGLENLVADLEANNGELVVRLADEQAFELGRNIATTPGDVIYRNRMLEIIQFRPTTETVHATPLILFPPWINKFYILDLKEQNSLIKWITDQGYTLFVASWVNPDASYSDVGMEDYIEDGFLAAIREVKAITGEKQVNVVGYCIAGTTLAMTLSLLKKRGDKSIKSATFFTALTDFGDQGEFTPFLQDDFIDGIEAEVAKRGILPSYIMARTFSFLRSNDLVYSPAIRSYMMGQTPPAFDLLYWNGDGTNLPAKMAMQYLRGLCQKNEFTGAGFELFGEQLHVSDVDVPVCAIACETDHIAAWKDSYRGFCQMKSRSKTFIMTQSGHIAGIVNPPSKNKYGHYTNSDLKLDADAWLEGAEFHAGSWWPHWQDWLSKRSGKKVPARNPGDASHPVLESAPGSYVRIKAAAAS; from the coding sequence ATGACAACTAGCGATGACGTGCCGGCGGACGTGCCGGCCGAACACTTTGAACGTCTTACAGAAAACCTAAGTAAGGTTGAGCGTCTGTCAAAGCGGTTGTTGGACGTTATGTCCCACAAGACCCCTCACAATGCTGCGCTGGACGGCCCGAATCAGGAATTGTTTGCAAGGGCAGCAACGGCTTATTGGACCGAAGCTTTGCAAAATCCGGCCAAGATCCTGGAGCACCAACTTTCGTTCTGGTCGCAGTCCGTCATGCACTTTGTCGAGGCCCAGCAAGCGCTCGCCAAGGGGCAGTTGCGGGCGCCTGCGGATCCCGGCCCTTCGGATGCACGTTTCAAAAATCCCCTCTGGGACACGCATCCTTACTTCAACTTCATCAAGCAACAATATCTGATCAACGCGCACGCGATCGAGCAGGCGGTCCAGGATGTCGAGGAGCTTGATCCGGTCGAAAAGAAGCGGCTGGCCTATTTCTCCCGTCAGATCGTGGACATGATGGCCCCGACAAACTTTCTGGCCACCAATCCCGATGCGCTGGAAAAAGCTGTCGAAACGGACGGTCAGTCATTGGTCGATGGGCTGGAAAACCTCGTTGCCGATCTGGAAGCCAACAATGGCGAGCTGGTTGTGCGCCTGGCGGACGAACAGGCGTTTGAATTGGGCCGCAATATCGCGACGACGCCGGGAGACGTGATCTATCGTAACCGCATGTTGGAGATCATCCAGTTTCGTCCGACGACCGAAACCGTGCACGCCACCCCTTTGATCCTGTTCCCGCCCTGGATCAACAAGTTCTACATCCTTGATCTGAAAGAGCAGAACAGCCTGATCAAGTGGATCACCGATCAGGGCTATACCCTGTTCGTGGCCAGTTGGGTCAATCCCGACGCAAGCTACAGCGATGTCGGGATGGAAGACTACATCGAGGATGGGTTTCTGGCTGCCATCCGCGAGGTCAAGGCCATCACCGGCGAAAAGCAGGTGAATGTCGTCGGATATTGCATCGCCGGTACGACCCTTGCCATGACATTGTCGCTTTTGAAAAAGCGGGGGGACAAGTCGATCAAATCGGCAACCTTCTTCACCGCGCTTACGGACTTTGGCGACCAGGGTGAATTCACGCCCTTCCTGCAGGACGACTTCATCGACGGGATCGAGGCAGAGGTGGCCAAGCGCGGCATCCTGCCGTCCTATATCATGGCACGGACATTCAGCTTTCTGCGGTCAAACGACCTTGTCTACAGCCCGGCGATCCGCAGTTATATGATGGGACAGACCCCGCCGGCCTTTGATCTGCTGTATTGGAACGGCGATGGCACGAACCTGCCTGCGAAGATGGCGATGCAGTATCTGCGCGGCTTGTGCCAGAAAAATGAGTTCACGGGTGCCGGATTTGAGCTTTTTGGTGAGCAGCTGCACGTCTCGGATGTCGATGTTCCGGTCTGTGCGATTGCTTGCGAGACCGATCATATCGCTGCATGGAAAGACAGCTACCGCGGGTTCTGTCAGATGAAATCGCGCAGCAAGACCTTCATCATGACCCAGTCGGGCCACATCGCGGGTATCGTGAACCCGCCATCCAAGAACAAATACGGTCACTACACCAATTCCGATCTCAAACTTGATGCCGATGCCTGGCTTGAGGGGGCGGAATTTCACGCGGGGTCGTGGTGGCCGCACTGGCAGGACTGGCTGTCGAAACGCTCTGGAAAAAAGGTGCCAGCGCGGAACCCAGGAGATGCAAGTCATCCCGTTTTGGAAAGCGCGCCAGGCAGCTATGTGCGCATAAAGGCTGCGGCCGCATCCTGA
- the phaZ gene encoding polyhydroxyalkanoate depolymerase: protein MRYMLTYDLMETARNTNQWMGASALAMASYPVFSLFPNPALEWMAAWGEVTERTFQRMVVKPDWGIPSVTCEDGKDHLVQVETVLERPFGDLVHFAVLGRKPRPRQVLLVAPMSGHYATLLRSTVTSLLPDCEVYVTDWHNARDIPVSAGKFDVEDYTLYLVDFLRHLGPDTHVIAVCQPAPLALAATAYLAEEDPDAQPRSLTLIGGPIDPDATPTEVTDFGRRVTMGQLERTMIQRVGFKYPGVGRLVYPGLLQLASFMSMNADRHGQAFMDQISRVARGEASDHDAHNRFYDEYLAVMDMTAEFYLSTVERIFKEREIARNVFTVAGRRVDIGKITRVAVKTVEGAKDDISAPGQCVAALDLCTGLPDEKKASHVEPDAGHYGIFAGKGWRNNIRPLVLDFIDANGPNPTKKAANKNAAA from the coding sequence ATGCGGTACATGCTGACCTACGACCTGATGGAAACGGCGCGCAACACCAACCAGTGGATGGGTGCGTCGGCCCTCGCAATGGCGTCCTACCCCGTGTTCAGTCTCTTCCCGAACCCGGCGCTGGAATGGATGGCGGCCTGGGGCGAGGTCACGGAACGCACCTTCCAGCGCATGGTGGTCAAGCCAGACTGGGGCATTCCATCGGTCACCTGCGAAGACGGCAAGGACCACCTTGTGCAGGTCGAAACTGTCCTTGAGCGGCCGTTTGGCGATCTGGTCCACTTTGCCGTTCTGGGGCGAAAGCCGCGTCCAAGGCAGGTTTTGCTTGTCGCGCCGATGTCGGGCCACTACGCAACGCTGCTGCGCTCCACCGTCACCAGCCTGCTGCCAGATTGCGAGGTTTACGTGACCGACTGGCACAATGCCCGCGACATCCCCGTAAGTGCGGGCAAGTTCGATGTCGAAGACTATACGCTTTATCTTGTCGATTTCCTGCGCCATCTCGGCCCCGATACACATGTCATCGCCGTCTGTCAGCCAGCTCCGCTCGCTCTCGCCGCGACGGCCTACCTGGCCGAAGAGGATCCAGATGCACAGCCGCGCTCCCTCACCCTGATCGGCGGGCCCATTGATCCGGACGCAACCCCGACGGAAGTCACCGATTTCGGTCGCCGCGTCACCATGGGCCAGCTTGAGCGTACCATGATCCAGAGGGTCGGTTTCAAGTATCCTGGTGTCGGGCGTCTGGTTTATCCCGGCCTCCTCCAACTGGCGTCCTTCATGTCGATGAATGCCGACCGTCACGGGCAGGCCTTCATGGACCAGATCAGCCGCGTCGCACGGGGTGAAGCGTCCGACCACGATGCGCATAACCGCTTTTACGACGAATACCTCGCCGTGATGGACATGACGGCGGAATTCTACCTCTCCACCGTCGAGCGTATCTTCAAAGAGCGCGAGATTGCGCGCAATGTCTTCACCGTGGCGGGGCGGCGCGTCGATATTGGCAAGATCACCCGCGTGGCGGTCAAAACGGTCGAAGGCGCGAAGGACGACATTTCCGCCCCTGGCCAGTGCGTCGCGGCGCTTGATCTGTGCACCGGGCTGCCGGACGAAAAGAAGGCAAGCCATGTGGAGCCCGACGCGGGCCATTACGGGATTTTCGCCGGCAAAGGCTGGCGCAACAACATACGCCCTCTCGTCCTGGACTTCATCGACGCGAACGGGCCCAACCCGACCAAAAAGGCTGCGAACAAGAACGCCGCGGCCTGA
- a CDS encoding alpha/beta fold hydrolase: MSEPVVFLPGMMADARVFDQQIRMMSTERVVTVAPITLGERIEEIASSILPHLPARFALVGCGMGGIVAMEILRRAQERVARVALMDTDPLAETPQAAAEREPLIVGARAGRLDAVMAETFKPDHLAPGPGRMDVMATLLTMARDLGPDVYVSQSRALQRRRDQQSTLRKIKVPAMVLCGEHDGLTPMKRHSFMAELIPKAKLRVIEGAGHLPSLEQPHATLDALRDWLRQPLILQNAL; encoded by the coding sequence ATGTCTGAACCGGTCGTGTTCTTACCGGGCATGATGGCCGATGCCCGCGTCTTCGATCAACAGATCCGTATGATGAGTACCGAGCGGGTGGTCACTGTGGCACCGATCACCTTGGGCGAGCGGATTGAGGAGATTGCATCGAGCATCCTGCCGCATCTTCCTGCGCGTTTCGCGCTGGTCGGGTGCGGTATGGGGGGCATCGTCGCGATGGAAATCCTGCGCCGCGCGCAGGAACGGGTTGCGCGCGTGGCGTTGATGGACACCGATCCGCTTGCGGAAACCCCGCAAGCCGCCGCGGAGCGCGAGCCGCTGATCGTGGGCGCACGGGCAGGGCGGCTGGACGCGGTGATGGCGGAAACGTTCAAGCCGGATCATCTGGCCCCTGGTCCCGGCCGGATGGATGTCATGGCAACGCTGTTGACGATGGCGCGTGATCTGGGCCCGGACGTCTATGTCAGTCAGTCACGCGCGCTGCAGCGCCGTCGCGATCAGCAAAGCACGCTGCGGAAAATCAAGGTTCCGGCCATGGTTCTGTGCGGTGAACATGACGGGCTGACCCCGATGAAGCGCCATAGTTTCATGGCCGAACTGATCCCCAAGGCCAAGCTGCGCGTTATCGAGGGCGCGGGGCACCTGCCATCGCTTGAACAGCCGCATGCCACGCTCGACGCATTGCGTGACTGGCTGCGTCAGCCCTTGATCCTTCAGAACGCGCTGTGA
- a CDS encoding histidine phosphatase family protein: MTRRMIFVTHADVLIDPQVDVPDWPLAPRGRARHVAFNEAEIVRKVGVVYSSAERKAAQAGEILARARDVPHKVIEALHENDRSATGYLPSDEFEKVADAFFASPTQSVRGWERACDAQDRVVKACQDIARNEAETDGDIAVVAHGGVGALFLAHLKGADISRSFDQPPGKGGHYISVSLPDWHVTDGWRDIAPGFAA, translated from the coding sequence ATGACCCGTCGGATGATCTTTGTCACGCATGCCGATGTTCTCATTGATCCGCAGGTCGATGTGCCCGACTGGCCCCTGGCACCCAGAGGACGGGCGCGTCACGTTGCCTTTAACGAGGCCGAGATCGTGAGAAAGGTTGGCGTGGTCTATTCAAGCGCCGAACGCAAGGCGGCTCAAGCAGGCGAGATCCTCGCCCGCGCACGCGACGTGCCTCACAAGGTGATCGAGGCGTTGCACGAGAACGACCGGTCCGCGACGGGGTACCTTCCGAGTGACGAGTTCGAGAAGGTTGCCGATGCCTTCTTTGCATCGCCGACGCAGTCGGTCCGGGGCTGGGAACGGGCCTGCGATGCACAAGACCGTGTGGTGAAAGCGTGCCAAGACATCGCGCGAAACGAGGCTGAGACAGACGGAGATATCGCCGTGGTGGCACATGGCGGGGTTGGAGCGCTCTTTTTGGCGCATCTCAAAGGGGCAGACATATCGCGCAGCTTTGACCAGCCGCCCGGCAAGGGCGGGCACTATATATCGGTGTCCTTGCCGGATTGGCATGTCACGGACGGCTGGCGTGATATCGCGCCCGGATTTGCCGCATGA
- a CDS encoding alpha/beta fold hydrolase gives MPATTFLDTPQGRRIAYHKTDGQGPCVVFLGGLKSDMEGTKAVHLEAWAKAQGRAFLRFDYSGHGESSGTFEEGCIGDWAEDTVEALTHLTSGPLIVVGSSMGGWQALLLARRVPERIAGMVTIAAAPDFTEDSYWANFTDAQKADLDRKGAVELASDYMEPYVITKRMIEDGRRNLVLRDRLDLPFPVRCLQGTADSAVSTETALRLLDHADGPDMRLILVKGADHRFSDPACLTLIEAAIADVIEAGQ, from the coding sequence ATGCCTGCCACGACCTTTCTCGACACCCCTCAAGGGCGCCGGATCGCCTATCACAAGACCGATGGGCAGGGGCCGTGCGTGGTGTTTCTGGGCGGGCTCAAGTCGGATATGGAAGGGACCAAGGCGGTGCATCTGGAGGCCTGGGCCAAGGCGCAGGGCCGCGCATTTCTGCGGTTCGACTATTCCGGGCACGGCGAGAGCAGCGGCACGTTCGAAGAGGGCTGCATCGGCGATTGGGCAGAGGATACGGTCGAGGCCCTCACCCATCTGACGAGCGGGCCGCTGATCGTTGTCGGATCGTCCATGGGCGGCTGGCAGGCCCTGCTTCTGGCACGCCGCGTGCCAGAGCGGATCGCGGGGATGGTGACCATAGCCGCAGCGCCGGATTTCACCGAAGACAGCTATTGGGCCAACTTCACCGACGCTCAGAAAGCGGATCTGGACCGGAAGGGCGCTGTCGAATTGGCATCCGACTACATGGAGCCTTACGTGATAACAAAGCGCATGATCGAGGATGGCCGGCGAAATCTTGTCCTGCGGGACCGGCTGGATCTGCCTTTCCCCGTGCGCTGCCTTCAAGGGACCGCGGACAGCGCCGTCTCCACCGAAACGGCCTTGCGGCTTTTGGACCATGCCGACGGGCCCGACATGCGTCTGATACTTGTGAAGGGGGCGGATCATCGGTTTTCCGATCCGGCCTGCCTGACATTGATCGAAGCGGCCATTGCCGACGTTATCGAGGCAGGTCAATGA
- a CDS encoding metalloregulator ArsR/SmtB family transcription factor codes for MDTIFKSLADPARRTLLDSLRAKDGQTLQELQGQLDMTRFGVMKHLAVLEDAGLIVTRKKGRFKHHYLNAVPLQQAIDRWIEPLLVKPAARAVLDLKSKLEGNATMGQPDFVMQIFIKCSQDALWEALLDANVQSATDFVSARAERKGNTLTYFLPEDEVMLICTETELTPKTRVAATFEPKWEPDLPASRYVYLIEPQGDHCGLTLEHYELPPGQEDVRDGWARTLSGLKTWLETGQAHKFAGDH; via the coding sequence ATGGACACGATCTTCAAATCCCTCGCCGACCCGGCCAGGCGCACGCTGCTGGACAGCCTGCGCGCAAAGGATGGGCAAACTCTGCAAGAGCTGCAGGGCCAGCTCGACATGACCCGTTTCGGAGTGATGAAACATCTCGCCGTGCTGGAAGATGCCGGGCTGATCGTGACCCGCAAGAAGGGCCGTTTCAAACATCACTATCTGAACGCCGTGCCCCTTCAGCAAGCGATTGACCGCTGGATCGAGCCGTTGCTCGTCAAACCGGCGGCACGGGCAGTGCTCGACCTGAAATCCAAACTCGAAGGGAATGCCACAATGGGACAGCCCGATTTCGTCATGCAAATCTTCATCAAATGCAGCCAGGACGCGCTGTGGGAGGCGCTGCTGGACGCAAACGTCCAATCCGCGACTGATTTCGTCTCGGCCCGCGCCGAGCGGAAGGGCAACACGCTCACCTATTTCCTGCCGGAAGATGAGGTCATGCTCATCTGCACCGAAACAGAACTGACACCCAAAACCCGCGTCGCCGCAACCTTTGAGCCGAAATGGGAGCCCGATCTGCCCGCATCCCGCTATGTCTATCTGATTGAGCCGCAGGGCGATCACTGCGGATTGACGTTGGAACACTACGAATTGCCGCCCGGCCAGGAAGATGTGCGGGACGGCTGGGCGCGCACGCTGTCGGGCCTCAAGACGTGGCTGGAAACCGGCCAGGCTCACAAATTCGCAGGCGATCACTAG
- a CDS encoding SRPBCC domain-containing protein yields MTKPDFVLQTFINTTQDRLWEALEDEKAVAHYHFMASHATRNGDRTTLHLPEGSALMSNVLLKTDPKTRMECTFEPHWEGGGAPSRVVYLIEPEGRFCKLTIEHYNLTFPVIPGEGVADGWARWAAGLKSWLETGEDAHFGSMAEMAQ; encoded by the coding sequence ATGACCAAACCCGATTTCGTCCTGCAGACCTTTATCAACACCACGCAAGACCGGCTCTGGGAGGCGCTGGAAGACGAGAAAGCCGTCGCCCACTACCACTTCATGGCCTCTCACGCCACGCGCAACGGTGACCGGACGACGCTCCACTTGCCCGAGGGCAGCGCGCTGATGTCGAATGTCTTGCTCAAGACCGACCCGAAAACCCGCATGGAATGCACGTTCGAGCCGCATTGGGAGGGCGGCGGCGCGCCGTCCAGGGTTGTTTATCTCATCGAGCCGGAGGGCCGCTTCTGCAAGCTCACCATCGAACATTACAACCTTACCTTCCCCGTCATTCCGGGCGAAGGCGTGGCCGATGGCTGGGCACGCTGGGCCGCCGGCCTGAAAAGCTGGCTCGAAACGGGAGAGGACGCGCATTTCGGTTCCATGGCGGAGATGGCGCAATGA
- a CDS encoding MAPEG family protein has product MTTELIYLTLTLMLAASLWIPYIVGVNMHPQTGVDDFARPPALSDFPEWVHRAHRAHLNMIETAMPFAALLLLAHALGISTVVTVWASIAFFWLRALHAVGMISGLARFPARPILFTVSWLCTLAVGWQVLAYGAGG; this is encoded by the coding sequence ATGACCACAGAACTGATCTATCTGACCCTGACGCTAATGCTCGCTGCGTCGCTTTGGATCCCCTACATCGTCGGCGTGAACATGCATCCCCAAACCGGGGTAGACGATTTTGCCCGCCCGCCTGCGCTCAGCGACTTTCCGGAATGGGTCCATCGTGCGCACCGGGCGCATCTCAACATGATTGAAACGGCGATGCCCTTCGCCGCGCTGCTTCTGCTGGCCCATGCGCTGGGGATCTCGACCGTGGTGACTGTCTGGGCCAGCATCGCCTTCTTCTGGCTGCGTGCGCTGCACGCGGTCGGCATGATCTCGGGCCTTGCCCGCTTTCCCGCGCGGCCGATCCTATTCACGGTCAGCTGGCTTTGCACGCTGGCCGTGGGGTGGCAGGTGCTGGCTTACGGTGCCGGGGGATAA
- a CDS encoding TetR/AcrR family transcriptional regulator — MRDKTRAAREEAIAEAAYRLLEARGFGGVSMLNVAKAAKASNETLYRWYGDKVGLFAALVKRNAEEARTLLDEAETGASALQTLGRFGPVLLHVVTGARAVALNRAAAAEPSGALGQAIAKEGREDIAPRLVMLLGKLDAEGVARITEPAKAAEIYFNLLIGDWQIRRAIGVLAEPSEEQRQARAQTALDAFLMLYPPAP; from the coding sequence ATGCGCGATAAGACAAGGGCGGCGCGCGAAGAGGCGATCGCAGAGGCCGCTTATCGGCTGCTTGAGGCGCGGGGGTTCGGGGGCGTGTCGATGCTGAATGTGGCCAAGGCTGCCAAGGCGTCGAACGAGACGCTTTATCGCTGGTATGGCGACAAGGTCGGCCTGTTCGCAGCGTTGGTAAAGCGGAATGCCGAAGAGGCGCGAACCCTGCTGGACGAGGCAGAGACCGGGGCGTCGGCGTTGCAGACGCTGGGCAGGTTTGGTCCGGTCTTGCTGCATGTGGTAACGGGCGCGCGGGCGGTGGCGTTGAACCGGGCCGCGGCGGCGGAACCGTCGGGCGCCTTGGGACAGGCGATTGCGAAAGAGGGGCGCGAGGATATCGCACCCCGGCTGGTTATGCTGCTTGGGAAATTGGATGCGGAAGGTGTGGCGCGGATCACGGAGCCGGCCAAGGCTGCCGAGATCTACTTCAATCTGCTGATTGGGGATTGGCAGATCCGGCGTGCTATCGGCGTTCTGGCAGAACCTTCGGAAGAGCAGCGACAAGCGCGGGCCCAAACCGCGCTTGATGCATTTTTGATGCTTTATCCCCCGGCACCGTAA
- a CDS encoding DUF1772 domain-containing protein — protein MVLLTFSALLSLLLTGGIFGFFYAWVCSTMWGLDATDPRVAIQAMQAMNASVRNAVFAPAFFGTPFALALTAGLAFATGQRAAALPFAAAAVIYLVGGMVLTMMVNVPMNEALATVNIPDDIDAARVIWSEYSSTWQLWNQARTVVSGVALLLCGWGLLRLMPATG, from the coding sequence ATGGTCCTGCTCACGTTCTCTGCTCTTCTTTCGCTGCTGCTCACCGGCGGCATCTTCGGTTTCTTCTACGCCTGGGTTTGCTCAACCATGTGGGGTCTCGATGCCACCGACCCGCGCGTCGCGATCCAGGCGATGCAAGCCATGAATGCCTCTGTCCGCAACGCCGTCTTCGCACCGGCTTTTTTCGGCACGCCCTTCGCGCTGGCCCTCACTGCGGGCCTCGCTTTCGCCACTGGCCAGCGCGCCGCCGCCCTGCCCTTTGCCGCAGCCGCTGTCATCTACCTGGTCGGCGGCATGGTCCTGACCATGATGGTCAACGTTCCCATGAACGAAGCGCTCGCCACCGTGAACATTCCCGACGACATCGACGCGGCGCGCGTTATCTGGAGCGAGTATTCCAGCACGTGGCAGCTCTGGAACCAGGCCCGCACCGTGGTCTCTGGTGTGGCGCTCTTGCTGTGTGGCTGGGGATTGCTTCGGCTCATGCCGGCTACCGGTTGA